Part of the Rutidosis leptorrhynchoides isolate AG116_Rl617_1_P2 unplaced genomic scaffold, CSIRO_AGI_Rlap_v1 contig527, whole genome shotgun sequence genome is shown below.
TTCAGCAGAAAGTCCACCTTCAAAATTTTAAGATAGAATTTCCTCAATTAGTTCATAATTGAGATTTGGTGTTCAGAACCAACAGAAATGTAATTCTGAAATAAACTGCATGAAATTCAATATATATAGATGTAAATCTTAAGCTCAGAGAGTACGTAGATATACCAATTAGAGTAAAAGGGGTAAAATTTTATTCCTAAAATGCATCCATTGATCACAACTAATGATAATATAATCTAAGTAATCGTTTTTATACAAAAGATATAATTAATTGCATACGATCATGATCAGCTAGGGTTTCAACTGAGCTTCATATACACTCAATCTACTACGTACCCCCAATTGAATTAAATTGTTTCACATTCTGCTTTAAAAATGAAAGTATACGCTGACCAAAGGATTTGATTGCATAATTATTTATATGAATTTACTTTGCTTAAATTAACCTTGTTGATTGTTGCTATTCGTTTATGATTATGCATGGAGAAGAAGTTTTTAGAATTCAACATATGAAACTCTTAAAATTTTGTATACTATACatacatatgatgatgatgattttgtattCCGAGAAGGCTAGAAGCGAGAGAAAAAAAATGTCACCTTGCAGCCAAGAGAGCAATGAATAAAAGGTTCTTGAAGACTCCTATCACAAGAAGTGCAATAATTCACAGCTCCTTTGAATTGTCGATTCTGAGGTCTCTTCTTGATAAACACCACTTTGGCACCATTAATAGTATATGCCTACagtcatatatagatatatataataaaatatataattaacatCAGAATATATCGATCATAATTTTTAAACTAATGTATAGATCAGCAGAAATGAACTTAATTTGTTAAATTGAATCATTTATTTTTTAACCTGAACATTGGAACAATTGATGAGCTTCTCCAAATCTTCCAATCTCACAACATCATGGTAGACGTAGCGACGAACTTGAAGAAGCCTATGGTGTCGATGAGAAGAGACGCAATGAGGGCAATTACTTGTACAACAATCTAAACAACATACATTTTTTTCATTCTTCTTTAAACTTTCATGATATCTACACCCCACGAAGAATTTCTCTGTGCACAGAGCATCTAACCATGCAGGCTTTTCGATCCCCTAGACATGATACAATGATTCAAACAACAAAAATCATTTAGAATTCtgtcacacacatatatatatatcttgacttgAACTAATTACAATTACATTAAGAAGAGTAGACACACCATGATCTTATATAGAAAGAATTGAAAATTCACCAAGCTAGCTAGGTAAATATTGGCTCTTCCTGAATTATGATTTTTATACGCACCAAGTCGAATTTCAATGGTGTAGGAGATAGATACTTAGATTAATCGATTTAATAGACAGAGAGTGTTAGGGTATGATCGAGCAAGATGAAAATTGTGGAGTTTCACAAAAGAGAAGAGAGGATATATAATTATTTCATGGAGAGATACAGAAAGATAATAAAATAGCTAAATTAATCACAGCTCCAAGAAAGGGAAAAAATAATACTATAAAATATTCAAATTAAGCTCAAAAGAGAGAAGGGGAgactataaaattacaaaaaaggtTATGATCATTAAAATAAAGAGATTAATAATAAACTCTATAAAAGAAATTCAAAAGTAAGATACCAAGCGAACGTGGGAGCTGTTCAAGTGTCTCCCATCTCGACCAATATTTAAAAAACGTAAAGTATGATATTGATTGTTGATGCTATAATTATATATCTCCTTGACTTAAGAGAGATCCCTCTAATTTGTACAGCTGAACACTTCTTGAAGAGTCTGCATTTTTTGTAATTTAACCCTTAACGTTTTAGTCCTTTACAAATGGAAATAATCGTCAAATTCTAACGATCAATCTTTTGCTCAACATGTTAGTAAGAGGATCGATCAATATTTTTAGCTCTTCAATCAGTAATATGTAGTATTATTCAGCCTTTCATAAAATAAAAAAAGATTGATCAATGTAGTGGAATTGATActtatcaaataaataaataaaagaagatACTTTGTTGCTCGAGCAGGAAAATGCTATACCCATCGATTGAAAATAGTCATGTAGGAAAAATAAAATATGAGTATAATAACATGTTTGTTTGTTCGTATTTTTTTCTTTTCGATTTTTAGGATTCATAAAAATAACGATACATATtttataatgaaattgtgaattccaaagaaaaaataataaaattgtATATCCTAAAATTTAAATACGAATCTTAAGAATAAAGATCAAACAAAAATACCATTAACTTTAAATATTACAGAGTTTCCATCTTTCCTATATGACAATTTTTAATTGATGAGAATTGCTACTCCTAAGAGCAGATAGTTATTtttctaaataaaaataattaaaacttatcaAAACAATAAATTATTGGTGGAGTAAATGAAGGAAGACGAAAAAACGGTGTTCCTCGTGCAGATTACAAACAAATAAATAATCATGAGCGCTACATATCAAAGATAGAACCAATAAAAATAGACAAAACTTTAAAGAATGAACATTGGATACTAGCAATGCAAGAAGAACTATAATAATTTAAAAGGAATAGTGTGTAGGAACTAATTTAGAAGCCAGATTAAGAAAATGTTATATGAACCAAATGGATATTTAAAAATATGATTGATAAACACATAAACATCATAAAAAACAAAGCTTAGTGATTTTGTCATGGAAATAATGAGATATTAACTAGTACTAACTTAATAGATTACGGTTAATAATTTGAATGTAATTCTAAGAATAAAGAAAAATACCTCGTTGTTTCTTTTGACAGGTTCCTTATATATTCCTCCAATTAAAATTCAtcatttatgattttttttttttaagatataataataattattttatcataCATGTCATATTTTAATTGTGAgagcataatattaatattaatgttcacTCAGAGAGCAGCCAAATATTGTGCATTTATAAAATACCATCCTAAACATTATGTCTTTATTTATTATTACgtttagagagagagagtatgACTGCTTCCAAAAAAATTATGAGATAAATTCATGAACCTTAAATCAGCTATTCAGCTAGCATCAATTCAAACCACTTAATCAATTTATGAACCAACATAGTTTGCTAGTTAGCGTAGGTACACATAATTTTAAAAGCTGATTTATCATTGTGGGTTTGCTTGGTTTTGATTTAATCAGTCGACAAAGTTAGTTTAGCAAACACTAGACGAAAAGTATGTTTGTAAAGCATGCATCTTTTCCTCATGTTTTCGCCTAAAACTTTTTCTTAATAATTCTTCTTCATTATTCTTCAATGTGTCGttgaaataattaattaattttgttctATATATGGCTTGATAAAGAAAGTTAAATAACCACAAAATATGACGGCACTAATTTTGCTTAAGTAGTAATCCCTGATAATGGTGGCATCAGTTAAAGCTAAAACACGACAGGAAGGAGAAAACCCGGTTTTGAGGGAATCAAACATGGCAACATAAAACCAACTACTCCACCAATGATACTAAGCTTGGCTTCTTACTTTGATAATTTCGAACAAATTTATAATTAATTGACAGACAATATAGACTCATTTTAGCACTAGCTAGCCAGCCAGGTTTAGTTAGCTAAGCAAAACAAGCTCGCTAATTCGTGTTATTCGCAAGTTTTGAGGACACTTTTCTAGTGAACGTCTCTATCTACCAACCAAGAGCTATAATCTTACGCTTTGTAGTTCTAAATGACATCGCTAGCTATATGTTTATTAATTAATCATCGTCTAATCCCATAATTACAGTTGACCGGTTTGGAAGAAGGATTGAAGATTATATTCCCAGGATCACTATTTGACCTCGTGTAGCAACTACAACTTTGAATTTCAAAGGTAGAGGTATATATATACGTCTCTTAACTTCatttgaaaaatatatatacactcaacgagacacacacacatatatacggaGTTTATATTGTACTTAGCATTGTTTAGAATAtcattacatatattaattatattccatCCTTCCATTCAACAAGTCTTATTGATGACCAAATACTTTTTTCCCCCAAATATTTTTTTCCAAATTAATTTAACACGCGTACTTTTTCAGAAAGATTAAGGTTACGCATCGTAATTTGATATCCAAACATGAAGAGCTTTAAAGAGATAATCTTTAGGATGATAGAAGTCATAATTACTTGACGAGAAAGGAAATATACAAATCGAAATGATTAGTTATGACCTAATAATGAGGTTATGGATGGGAAGAACCGAACAATTggaaattggaaagtatagaatgCAATGCACGTGACCAACCATGGCACATGAGCAAGTTGGTAAAATATGGTAAACAAAGCACCTCACGTGTAACTGTGCGAAAGGTAATATAATGAAATATTAGCTAAGCTTTGGAATGACAAAATATTCTCCTCTATGCACTATGCTCGCATTAAAAAATCTATGTTTCAAAATATTAATGAGACTATTTATTTTCAATATAGAAGTGTTTTGGGGTCAAAGATTCATCAGAGATGAAAGTGACAATTAGTTGATTTCAGAGTATAAATCGCACGAGGGGGACCCCCCTGCAACTCTCTGCTCCTCCACATCATGTGCTATATAATATTTATGCTCATGAGCTCTCTAACTAGTTAAAAGAGTGAGATGATCACTCCTCCTCACGTGAGGATCATGCTAGAAACTTCTTACTCAAAAACATTCTCATTGTATGTGATTTGATACAATGGCGGATCCAGAATTTCAATTAACTGGGAGCAAAAGTTTTTTGACTATTACTTTCTCAACTATAAAATTGTCAAATTTTTATCAAATTGTATGCAATATATAatgtaaaatattttaattttagatGCTATTTCAAAAATTAGAAAATCTTATTACATTAAAACATGAATTGTACTCTAATTGTgatattttcttaataataataataattaagaactGAGACTGCTATATATTTTTtattagctttgtgaccttatcaTAAAATGGTTTGTCATTTGCAGTAGAGGTCCATTAAAATAAGATATTATTTTTGTTTCACAATAGTTGATGTTTTGAATTTTAATGACATgcgtaattattaaatataatagggTTTTTTTTTTCTATAATGAAAATATTTTTTAAACTAGATATGATATTTTATTCAATTTGGAGAAGTTTGAGAAACCTTTTTCTCCATAAAAATATCCTTAATATACTTGATTAATTACACATACCATTAAAATTCAAAACATCAACTATCGTGAAACGGAGGGAGTAATAAAAAAAATTACCACATGACTATTAATAGTTTGTAAAATAAAGAGGCCCAAAAGTAATGTTAATAGATTTAGTAAGATGAAAATGAGCAAATAAAAAAAATTAGTGCAATGCTGCTTTGGGGTTCGAATGGCTGTGCAAAATGGAGAGGCCTATTAAATACAATCTGTTAATAGATTTATTAGGATGAAAATGAGCAAATACAAAACTTAGTGCTGCGTTTGGGTTCGATCCAGGGACAATGATTTAAATGGGAGGACGATATGCATCTTAGATCACTGAGCTAGAGACCAATATGAAGTTATGGTAGTAAAATACTTTTTATATTCTAGATTTCACTAGGGGCAATTGGCTCCATTCGCCCCGTAGTGGATCTGCCGCTGATTTGACAATATATCAGTCAACATTAATAATAACTAACCCTTATTAAGCATTAGTCAAATCTTCAAGCCATTCTTCTATTTTTTttctctatatcttttattttagagATAATTATATGAAAGGTCCTTAAATTATAGATAAAATCATTGATGCATCAGTAAACTAAGTAACGTCACACATAGCTTTGTAAACTGAGGCACGTTTACATCCTGCCGTTACTAACGGTCGACCTGGCGCTAACGGAGCCATTAGACAACACGATAGACAACATCTGTTCGCTGACGTGTCAAAGACAAATGCATGTCTCTCTTCTTCTCACCTATAATTCTCTTCTTCCTCTGTCTTCTCTGCTATTTATTCCACcccctctctcaaaatactcttcaCCACCACCAACCAGGCAACCACCACAATCGATTAAAGATTCAAACCACACAGATCAGCCCAAAATCCAAATCCCTTTTACCCAAATCGAAACTCCAACTCATTCCCAAAACAAATTCAAAATAGAAACATAAATATAAACATATTGTGTAGTTTGTAAACCACAATTTCGATTCACGACGCTTCTTTCCCATCCATTGTTTCCTTCTTTGGGTCGTCACTCGCTCTATTTTCATTTTCCATTTTTTTTCCAGTAAATTTTATGTTTTGGTGATTAAATTGTGGTGTATTTAATGATTTATGATTAGGGTACTGGGAAGCATTGAAGGATATGGATTTGTTTTTCCAAAATTCAACACTCGGGTTGGGTGTTTTGAGGTATATGAAGGGAAGAGTGAGATATTTTCTGGAAATTTAAGTACTCGGGAGAGAATTTCTTATTTCAATCATGGAAAAAAAACTCCAGTTTAAAAATTCCTTATGGGTCCTTCAAAAAATTCCCCATTAATAATTCTAGTTAGCTTATTTTCCCCCATATTTTGTTTATTAAATTCTTTTAGTAATGTAAATTCTTTTGGTTTTAATTTCATTTGTGGTAGTTATTATTTTGGTAATTCAGATTAAATTGAACTGGAAAGGCAGAAAGATGCAATGGGGTGGCTGTAGTTTCAGCATCTTCAATGACCTTGACAAAATCCGACAAACGCAAGGCCCTGAATAAAAAACCTATGCTGATTTCTTTTGGAAACGCAAGTAGTGCTCAACGTGAAGAATCTATCTACCTTGGTACTTGTAGCTTCTAGCTTAGTACGTATATCGTAATCTTGAATGGAACTTACTACAGTTATATATACACTAGTTCAATTCTTAATTTGTTTCGCTTTTGTTTTGGGGCAAAATGAGTTACGGTTTCGATTTGGGGAAAAGAGATTTGGATTTTGGGCTGGTCTGTTTGGTTTGAATCTGTAATCCgtcgtggtggttggtggtggtgaagagtattttgagagagggtATAAAATTTCAGAGAGGACGAAGCAAGAAGAGAAATATAGGTGAGAGCTAAGAGGAAGAGGGACATCCGTTTGTGTTTGCCATGTCAGCGAACATATGGCGTCTGTTGCGTCGTTTAACGACACCGTTAGCGCCATGCTGGCAGTGGTTGGGATCTGGATGTTAGACGTACTATAGTTGACGGACCTATATGTGGCGTTAGTTAATTCACTGACCCATCTGTGATTTCACCTATAGTTGAAGGATTCTCTATATAATTATCCCTTCATTTTATCATCCAATCAATATTATAATATCATTACAAAATATCAATCCTTTAAGTTTTTTTATCTCCAATATCTTCCAAATTattaaaaaaatgactataaaattaGATAACCATAAATCTATTTGTCAAAAATATACATGATTTATTGCGATTCATATCCATATCTTAATTTAATtatacataaataaattaataaaaatataatttagctttctagtaaaaataatatttttcacaaattaatttaaataacaattttattgatGCGATAATAAATTACAACCACGCAACTAATAGTGCTACTACAATTTAATCGATAGAGTTATTATATCGTTCCCACAAACATTCAATTAAGGTATTAGAAAGTTCATAATGAGATTCTGATTTCTTATTTTTTTATATCGTTCAAGAAAATTCAAATTGGACCATTTGATTAGTTATCATATCGACATTAGGGATTGGTACCTTCCTGTCTTTAATGATATCGGCTTCAAAATAACGTTCATCTTCAACAATCATATTGTGAATTATAATGCATGATGTCATAATATCATGTAAAGATCGTTTACTCCACATGCACATCGACcacttaataataacaaaaaatgatTGGAGAACACCAAATGCACATTCTACATCCTTTCTATAAGACTCTTGCTTCGCTGCAAATAATATTTTTTGACCTTGAGGATAATGGATAGTTTGCACCAATATTGACCATTTAGGGTATATACCATCAGCTAAATAATAATCAGTGTTGTTCTCTTTTCCTTGAATAATATAATGAGCTTCAGGGGCAACTCCGACTAGCAAATAAGTGAGACGACTCTaatacattaatatcattattggaCCTTGGCAAACAAAAATATGCATGTCAAATCCAAAGATCATAATCAGATGTAGACTCAAGAATAATAGTTGGAGTTCTACTACGATTGCTTAGTGTCATGTCCATGGCGATGGACAATTTTTTCATTGCCAATGCTTGCAGTCGAGGCTCCCTAACATACCTGGAAAACCACGTTTTCCATCCACTTGTAAAAAAATTTTAACATCATGAACATTAGGTGATCTTAATTATTGCTCACCAAATACCGTCACAATAGCTCGACAAAATCTTTTCATACTTTTGAAAGTCGTAGATTCGCCAATTTTTATGTACTCGTCGGTTGAGTCAGTTAGGACATCATATGCTAACATTCTTAATGCATCCGTTCCCTTTTGCAAAATGGACAACCAAAATCTACCAAGATTACATCGGCTCATTGTTGAAAATAATCATCATGGTGTTTAACGCCATCAACAATATGGGTAAATAAGTTTCAACCCATACGAAATTGCTTACAAAACATTGGTTCGTTGTACCGAGGATTCTCtgaaaaataatcattccataaagtTGGAGCAGCTCCCTCCCGATCACAGTCAATCACTCGATGGCTAGGAATCGAGCCTCCATGAGCCACTTGACTATTCTCCATGTCGTTTAGATAATAACTCATTTGAAGGTTGTTATTAGTAGGTAATTGAAATAATTGGGCTTCTTGTGCTAAAAGCAATTGATCTTGCTGTACTACTACGGAGTTGAAATCAAATTCATCTTTTGAATTTGAGGATGAAAGATGATGAAATGGAGGAGGAAGGATTGGACATTTTATTTTGGTTGATGAGATTGTTTAGACAATGTGGAATATTAATGGTAAGGATGAATGTGTATTTATAATAGTTTGATAAATAAGATTAGATTTTTATCTACAAATAATCAAACATTATCTAAATTATTAATGCTAGATTGGATTTTCTTTTGATCAAGACCGTCGGATTAGATTTATTATCTACAAATATTGTTGGGCTAAATCGCACACACAAGTGCACGCGTCGCCACAagtaataaagtgaaagaaaaattATCGTTCCCATAGAGAATTGTATTAATCTAACTACTTGAAACGAGTACTATCtctttgtttacttgttcaaacgaTTAAATTCAATGGTGATTGAAGTAAATAACAtgcaataaaataaaagaaaatacaaCATAAGAATCAAAGATGAGAGAATCCTATGGCTTGTAACTATGCTACAATCATCATCGATGTTCCGATAAAAGGCATACTCAATTCTATCATATCATTCTAATTACCCAATACCCATTAACAGTTAAAAGCATATGTCTGTATCAATTAACCCTAATCACTTTACTCTAACCCTATATATCTATGGTATTAGAAGGTAAAGCAATCGCAGTGAGTTTTTTATTGAGCTATGTTCGCAAGTTTATTAGCTATATGTTTATGCTAACAGCAGTTAACTCATCATCTCTGTGAATACATTAAACATACATGCGATTCTATATTTAGATTCTAATCAAGAACTCACACTTTCATTTTATTGTGAAGCAAAATTAATCTTGCAATTGGTAGCTAAGCAATTGAAAGTATTGAGCACACAATATAGAAAATTGAAATTTCAATAACAAACTTAAAGTATGAATCTTAAATCAAAACATCAACTAGATTGCAGGTTCATCACAGCCGTAGTTTAGTTACGCATAAACATAGTTAAACAAAGAAGAGAGTAGAATGATTACATGCTCGACGATGGAAAGCGCAAAAGATCTCTGCAATAATCTCTCTCTAAACTTCTCTTGAATCTCAAAAACCCTATTCTACATGTGTATTTATACTTAAAACAAAATCTAGTCAAAATAAGAAATTTTGGGACTGTTTTCGTCAGAAGCATCGCGGTGTCGACACTTAGTGTCGCGAGGGCGACAAGGGGGCAATAGCTTCAGAAGTTCTAGTGTCGCCGGGGCGACGACTTTTTATTTTCTGAGTCATCCTCCGTTACGGGGGAGACGGCTTCAGAAGTTCCAATGTCGCGGGGGTGGCAGTCCTGTCGTGGGGGCGACAAGGGGGCAATGGCTTCAGAAGTTTCAGTGCGGGGGGGCTGCAGTCCTGTCGCGAGGGCGACATGATTTCTTCAATTTTTGGTGAGTCTCTGTCACTTCGTCGTGGGGGCGACAATAGGTGTCACGGCGGCGACACTTCTTCTTCCATTTTCGTCCCTCAACTTATGCTCGATAATCAGGTTAGTCTTCTCGCTCCATTAAGCTCCAATTGAAACCCAAATTCACTCGATTTTGTcataaatacctacaaacacttaacaaaacaaaaacaaacataATAACGACTAAAATAAACAGAAACACTCGAATTACTAATAAAACCCCAAACACAAAGAAGTAATAAACTCTAAATTCTAGAGTTTATCAACTCCCCCACACTCGAACTTTTATTAGTTCTCGagcaaattaaaactaaaacaaaGAAAAGGAAGGGCAAATTTGCACGTAAGGGTGAGCATCATTAAAAACCTCATGAGGAAAAAAAGATTACAAAAAATAAAGCACTAAAAACCCCTTGTCGCAAATTTACCAACGACATAAACAAAAAACAAACCATGATACAAAACAACAATTAAACATCCTAAAATATGTGTGAGAACATAGTCATCATCAAGTCATCAAAACCTCATTATCGTGCAATGCAAGCATGACATATATGCTAGCTACTCAACAATCATGCACCATCAAAAAGTGAACTCGTAGCTGAAATCACGATATGAATTAGATGAACACTTCAATCTctcaataatttaattaataaattcGCTCAAAACTCACAGGAGATTACTTTTTCTCACATAGTCGTGCTCTCAACATTTATTTAAGTAAGTAAAAGTGTTCATTCCTGCACAAAATTTTCAGTATATCCACATAAAATTCGAGTTATGCAATGCTCATGAGGATGTCAAATGCTAGTCTTTTATCACAATTTCCACTAATACAACAATACAATCATAAGATCAAGAAGGTCTTTGGCTTCCGATTGTAACGTAGGGTCAAGTGTTTGGATAAATTTGGCTTAATATGATAAAATCTCTTAACATCTTATGTGCCACACTCATATATCAACCCTTTGATGCCCCAATTGCGAACTTTTGATTTCCAAAACAACCTATACCCATCACTCAAAGAGAATCTATACTACTCGAAATTTCTCAAATTAGATCATGCCAATATTTTATAAGAACACAGTTACTGAGCTCTTTATGTAAttgtttttttctttctttctttttttttaatttttattttcggAATTTTatcgattttttttcttttttttaagggCACATCAATTTTATACGATAATATTCAGTAATAAGGCATAGTCTTTTACATGTTCATTCTGCATATGTGACAAATCAACTCCCCAAATTTCACTCTCAATAGCACATAAGACAGTAAAACGGGGACTTGATTAGTACATAGAGAGAGGTTTTGACTTGGTTATTACTGAGCTCAGTTTGATCTTGATGTCATCGTCGTGAATGTTGACGAAGTGGATGCTGCACTCGAAGATTTCACTGTCGTTAATCAATCCTCAGAGCTCTTTCTTCCAGTGCCTCTTATTGAGGTAGGTGGTGAGTATGAGTAGTCACTCTTCAATTCCTATTCTGATAATGCCATGGATGGTGTTAATACTGAAATGGATGGATTAAGAGTCAGCTTAGAGTTACGAGTAATAATGTGGGATCCAGGTTTGAGTAATCAAAGTGACTATGTAATATTAGCACATAAATTATTTGATGAAATTACTGTGAAGAACTTCGATCCTAATATAAGAGGACATCAATACATGGAAGTATTTGATAAAAGGTTGCACACAAACCTACTCCCAGCTATTGAAGCTTATGAAACCGACTACCTTGCATTGGTGTTCCTGGATAGCAAACTTAATAGCATGAGACAACATGCAACTCTTTTAACTATGTGGACAACTGAAGAAAGACAATTGGAGGCGGCGTTTAGAGGTCTCAGTAGTTAGAGAGATTTAAGATATAACAACTAGGAACGAGGTGATTGGCCTTATTTCGAATTTGGAAACTTATATGCTAACTGATATTGATTCTTGTTTAAGCTATTTGGCAAGTAAGGGTGAGTACATTCTGGGAAAGTTTGTGAGTCATAATGTTGTGGACTTGTGTGTTTGGTTTCCAGATCTTCACGAGTATAACCAGCTGCTTGATTATGTTCCTAAGAGAAATAGTAGCTTTTATGGTACATTGAGTACGAAAAATAAAGACTTTGGTAGGTTGTTTTGGAAAGGAATGTGAAGTTTGATCCAGGTGGTAGAGTATGTTATATTGTTGTCCATGATGATAAGATCTCTGAAACTGATTGTGATGATGTAATGAAATTGCTAGCTGGTTCTATTTTGTGGACCGAACCATTGGTGTCCAAAACTAATCATGGTGAAATTAGGAGAGCATGGGAATATGACATAAAGATTGCAACAGCTAGAAAAGCCAAACAGGTTGTTCCCGATCATTTTGTAATTAATCCTGCTTTATTTCGTGGAATCAAAATGCTTGCTGATAAAGTTTTACAATTACACAGTTTGAAAAGAAATATTGAATgtgcaaggatagttgtgatttttAGTGCAGAGTACATGTATCTCTGGTTTTTGGATCCTGATGTCAAAAAGAAATCATCAATTGCTTACTGTTTGGTTAATTTTGAAAGCAGTTGTCATGGTCCTATGAAGTGTCCGTGTGTAATTGATGGTGTGGAGCTGTATCAAGAATCAATTGAAATTGGTTTAGATTACTGGTCTATTGTTTGGACAGAATTGATATCTATAGATCTGGATAATTATCAAAGAGAAGAAGTCCGGTTGGTGGTTATTTACAGTTTAGACGAAATAGTGGATTTAATGGTAATCGTAAAGAGAAATGTTTGCTTGCTGCCTCTACAATGTTTACTACACTTGTGGAAAAGTGTAATCTCAGATGGGGGGAGTGATAACAAGGGAAATGGGGAATCGAAAGAGTATAATGTTGCACTTGGATTATTGTTCGCCTCTAAGAAGCTAGAAAGAAAAACATGGGACAGAAGTAAAGCATCAGAGCATCACAAGCTAGTGTTGTT
Proteins encoded:
- the LOC139884269 gene encoding protein RGF1 INDUCIBLE TRANSCRIPTION FACTOR 1-like, producing the protein MENSQVAHGGSIPSHRVIDCDREGAAPTLWNDYFSENPRYNEPMFYGRHLNSSHGIEKPAWLDALCTEKFFVGCRYHESLKKNEKNVCCLDCCTSNCPHCVSSHRHHRLLQVRRYVYHDVVRLEDLEKLINCSNVQAYTINGAKVVFIKKRPQNRQFKGAVNYCTSCDRSLQEPFIHCSLGCKVDFLLKHYKDLSPFLKKCKTLTLGPDFLFPQEMIGSSGDEEMTDESPNSTIVNSTEEQMSWSSDSSGTLENYMMSPIACTVIVRKRRSALIYNKDDITSSDHDSNIIEDMATSMSNRRKGIPQRSPLC